The sequence GAAGGCAGGAATTAGTTTCTTTTTTGTGGATACTCACGGAATTTTGCATGGTAATCCAAGACCAAAATATGGAGTTTTTGCCCCTGTTTACACTAAAAATGGAGTAGCTGCTTTTGGTCGTGATATGGAGTCCTCTAAGTCAGTATGGAGTGCTGAAGAAGGTTATCCAGGAGATCAAAGATATAGAGATTTCTATCGAGATGTTGGTTTTGATTTAGATATGGAATATATCAAAGATTATATTCACCCAGATGGGATTAGAAAACATACGGGCATTAAGTATTATAAGATTACTGGTAAAACAGATACTAAACAGCCTTACAATCATTTCCAAGCAGAAGCTGCAGCAGCAGAACATGCCAGTAACTTTCTTTTTAATAGAGAGAAGCAAGTAGAGTATTTGTATGATGTAATGGGTGGTAAAAAGCCTATAATTATCTCTCCTTATGATGCTGAATTGTATGGTCATTGGTGGTTTGAAGGTCCTAAGTTTTTAGAGAATCTTATTCGTAAGGCCTATTATGATCAAGATACAGTAAAACTGATAAGCCCTTATGAGTACTTACAAGATAATCCTACAAATCAGGTTGTTACACCATCTATGTCTAGTTGGGGAAATAAAGGTTATAACGAAGTTTGGCTAGAAGGAAGCAATGATTGGGTATATCCTCATTTGCATAAAATAGCTGACAGAATGGTTGAGCTAGCCAATAAGTTTACCTATGCTGACGATGTGTTAAGAAGAGCGTTAAATCAGGCGGCTAGAGAAGTGTTGCTTGCACAGAGCTCTGACTGGGCATTTATAATGAAAACAGGAACTATGGTGGAGTATGCTAATAGAAGAACAAAGAGTCATGTCACAAGATTTAACAATCTGTACGATATGATATTGGGGAATGGCATCGATACTAATTATTTAGCTGATCTGGAATCTAAGGATAATATATTTCCAAACATTGATTACACAGTGTATCAAACAGCAGATCTTAAGAGATAAAAGATAAAAGATGATTAGATGATTAGAAACTCAGTTGACATAGTCATTCCCGCGTAGGCGGGAATCTATGGGTTCAAATGGGAAAAGATAAAAGACTAAAGATAGGGGGAGTTGTTATGAAAATTTTATTTGTAGCTTCAGAAGTTGTACCTTTTGCGAAAACTGGTGGACTAGCTGATGTAGCTGGAGCTTTGCCAAAGGAATTAACCAAGCTTGGGCATGAAGTTATTGTGGTAATGCCTAGATATAGAATTATAAATAAAGCAGATTATGATGCCGAGCTAGAAGTTTCCAATTTAGAAGTTCATATAGGCAAAGCTTCTATTAATGGCGCTGCTTATAAAGCTATGATTCCTGGCTCTAAAACACCTATCTATTTTTTAGAAAATGATCAGCTTTATGATAGAGCTGGCCTGTATGGAGAAGCGGATAAAGACTATCCAGATAACGCTGAAAGATTTATTTATTTTTCCAGAGCTGCTCTTCTTTTAGCGAAACGTTTAAATTGGAAGCCAGATGTTGTCCATTGTCATGACTGGCAAACAGGTCTAATCCCTGTATATTTAAAAGAATATTCTAAGATAGATCCATTTTTTCAGGGAGTTAAGTCCTTGTACACTATCCATAATTTGGCTTATCAAGGAGTTTTTGATAAACAAATCATGGATAAAACAGGCTTAAGTTGGGATTATTTTTCAGTAGATAAATTAGAGTTTTGGGGAAAAGTAAATTTTATGAAAGCAGCACTTTGTTACGCTGATAAGATTAATACTGTTAGTGAGAGATATAGTAAAGAAATTCAGTCTGAAGAATATGGATGTGGACTTCAGGGCGTGTTGATTAATCGAAAAGATGATTTGTCTGGAATCTTAAATGGTATCGATTATTCGGTTTTTTCTCCAGATAAAGATAAATTAATCCCTGTTAAATATTCATGGGAGACAATTCAGAGTAAAGACGATAATAAAAAAGCGCTTCTTGAAGAAGTTGGGCTTAAGTATAAGAAAAACACTCCTGTTTATGGGATAGTTTCTCGCCTTGCTGAACAAAAAGGGTTTGATATTTTAAGCAAGATTTTTGAGCAATTTTTGCAGCAAAACATTCAGATAGTAATTCTTGGAACAGGTGATCCTCTCTATCATGTATCTTTGAAAGAATTAGAAGCGAAGTATCCTAACAAGTTTAAAGTAGTTTTGAAATATGATGCTAAGTTAGCACAACTTATTTATGCAGGTTCGGACTTCTTTATAATGCCATCGAGGTTTGAGCCTTGTGGCCTTGGTCAGTTAATTAGTTTGAAGTATGGAACTATCCCTATAGTGAGAGAGACGGGTGGTCTAGCCGATACTATTATTGATTTTGATCTTGCTAAAGACTTTGAACACGACAGAGGGAATGGCTTTGTTTTTTCTGGATACAACAGTGAAGAGTTGTTACAGTCACTCAGAAACTCTTTAATGGTTTATCATGATGAGATGGCCTGGCAGAAGATTAGGCATAATGCGATGAATGGTGATTTTTCTTGGAAAGCATCAGCTAAGAAATATGTGGAACTGTACGAAACAATAACCTCTCCCGTTTAAGATAAATTTAAGAATATTAGCATTAATAAAAAAGACCTGCTTTAAGCAGGTCTTTTTTATTTGAAGGGATGTCCTGGGGGAGACATCCCTTCTTAGACTACGCTATCTAAACGTTGTTGGGGGGAAGAGGGTTGTT is a genomic window of Candidatus Margulisiibacteriota bacterium containing:
- the glgA gene encoding glycogen synthase GlgA — translated: MKILFVASEVVPFAKTGGLADVAGALPKELTKLGHEVIVVMPRYRIINKADYDAELEVSNLEVHIGKASINGAAYKAMIPGSKTPIYFLENDQLYDRAGLYGEADKDYPDNAERFIYFSRAALLLAKRLNWKPDVVHCHDWQTGLIPVYLKEYSKIDPFFQGVKSLYTIHNLAYQGVFDKQIMDKTGLSWDYFSVDKLEFWGKVNFMKAALCYADKINTVSERYSKEIQSEEYGCGLQGVLINRKDDLSGILNGIDYSVFSPDKDKLIPVKYSWETIQSKDDNKKALLEEVGLKYKKNTPVYGIVSRLAEQKGFDILSKIFEQFLQQNIQIVILGTGDPLYHVSLKELEAKYPNKFKVVLKYDAKLAQLIYAGSDFFIMPSRFEPCGLGQLISLKYGTIPIVRETGGLADTIIDFDLAKDFEHDRGNGFVFSGYNSEELLQSLRNSLMVYHDEMAWQKIRHNAMNGDFSWKASAKKYVELYETITSPV
- a CDS encoding DUF1957 domain-containing protein; translation: MEKGYLALVLHAHLPYVRHPEYASFLEEDWFFEAITETYIPLLNMMDRLVNDGVDFRLTMSITPPLAGMFSDMVLQDKYIHHIEQLIELSDKEIDRTKYLPQFHETAKMYKGVFMNSRYVFVEKYKKNLINGFKYFQDIGKLEIITCTATHGFLPLMESNREAVHAQVKVATEDYKRHFGRGPKGIWLAECGYNPGDEEELKKAGISFFFVDTHGILHGNPRPKYGVFAPVYTKNGVAAFGRDMESSKSVWSAEEGYPGDQRYRDFYRDVGFDLDMEYIKDYIHPDGIRKHTGIKYYKITGKTDTKQPYNHFQAEAAAAEHASNFLFNREKQVEYLYDVMGGKKPIIISPYDAELYGHWWFEGPKFLENLIRKAYYDQDTVKLISPYEYLQDNPTNQVVTPSMSSWGNKGYNEVWLEGSNDWVYPHLHKIADRMVELANKFTYADDVLRRALNQAAREVLLAQSSDWAFIMKTGTMVEYANRRTKSHVTRFNNLYDMILGNGIDTNYLADLESKDNIFPNIDYTVYQTADLKR